The following proteins come from a genomic window of Micromonospora echinofusca:
- a CDS encoding acetyl-CoA carboxylase biotin carboxylase subunit, with translation MIESLLVANRGEIARRIIRTARRLGIRAIAVHSEADADLPFVTEADEAVCVGPANPAQSYRNVEAILAAAKSTGAQAIHPGYGFLSENADFARTVEASGLIWIGPGADAITAMGDKINARNLMAAAGVPVAPGTTDPAADLDAAVAAAAEIGYPVMVKAAAGGGGMGMGVATDEAALRTEYDKVRSFAERMFGDGSVLIERYFPRVRHVEVQILGLADGRVVALGERECSVQRRNQKLVEESPSPAVSPELRERILAAAVRAGEAVGYRNAGTVECLLVPRERDAKGDGSGSEEFFFLEMNTRLQVEHPVTELVYGVDLVEEQLRVAAGLAPTFDPDALAPRGHAIELRINAEDPKRFLPGPGVIKTWVEPAGEGVRVDSGYVEGNTVTPFYDSLMAKLIVDGATRAEAIERARAAVAAFELAGPKNNLPFFAELLENEEFLSGDYDTGIVSRMC, from the coding sequence ATGATCGAGTCGCTGCTGGTCGCCAACCGGGGCGAGATCGCCCGCCGGATCATCCGGACCGCCAGGCGGCTCGGCATCCGCGCGATCGCGGTGCACTCGGAGGCCGACGCCGACCTGCCGTTCGTGACGGAGGCCGACGAGGCGGTGTGCGTGGGACCAGCCAACCCGGCCCAGAGCTACCGCAACGTCGAGGCCATCCTCGCCGCCGCCAAGTCGACCGGTGCGCAGGCCATCCACCCCGGCTACGGCTTCCTGTCGGAGAACGCGGACTTCGCCCGTACCGTCGAGGCGAGCGGGCTCATCTGGATCGGGCCCGGCGCGGACGCGATCACCGCGATGGGCGACAAGATCAATGCCCGGAACCTGATGGCGGCGGCCGGCGTGCCGGTCGCGCCCGGCACCACCGACCCGGCGGCCGACCTCGACGCGGCGGTCGCGGCGGCGGCGGAGATCGGCTACCCGGTGATGGTCAAGGCCGCGGCCGGTGGCGGCGGCATGGGCATGGGCGTGGCGACCGACGAGGCCGCGTTGCGCACCGAGTACGACAAGGTGCGCTCCTTCGCCGAGCGCATGTTCGGCGACGGCTCGGTGCTGATCGAGCGGTACTTCCCCCGGGTGCGCCACGTCGAGGTGCAGATCCTGGGCCTGGCCGACGGCCGGGTGGTGGCCCTCGGCGAGCGGGAGTGCTCGGTGCAGCGGCGCAACCAGAAGCTGGTCGAGGAGTCGCCGTCGCCGGCGGTCTCCCCGGAGCTGCGCGAGCGCATCCTGGCCGCCGCCGTGCGCGCCGGCGAGGCGGTGGGCTACCGCAACGCGGGCACGGTCGAGTGCCTGTTGGTCCCGCGTGAGCGGGACGCCAAGGGCGACGGTTCCGGCTCCGAGGAATTCTTCTTCCTGGAGATGAACACGCGGCTCCAGGTGGAGCACCCCGTCACCGAACTGGTCTACGGCGTCGACCTGGTCGAGGAGCAGCTGCGGGTGGCCGCCGGCCTGGCGCCGACGTTCGACCCGGACGCGCTCGCCCCGCGCGGGCACGCCATCGAGCTGCGCATCAACGCCGAGGACCCGAAGCGCTTCCTGCCCGGCCCCGGCGTGATCAAGACCTGGGTGGAGCCGGCCGGCGAGGGCGTACGGGTGGACTCGGGCTACGTCGAGGGCAACACGGTCACTCCGTTCTACGACAGCCTGATGGCCAAGCTGATCGTCGACGGCGCGACCCGGGCCGAGGCGATCGAGCGGGCGCGGGCGGCGGTGGCCGCGTTCGAGCTGGCCGGCCCGAAGAACAACCTCCCCTTCTTCGCCGAGCTGCTGGAGAACGAGGAGTTCCTCTCCGGCGACTACGACACGGGCATCGTCTCCCGCATGTGCTGA
- a CDS encoding hydroxymethylglutaryl-CoA lyase, which translates to MAEMPNSVSIREVGPRDGLQNEEPIPTEAKVRLLDALSGTGVKRIEAVSFVHPKAIPQMADADEVWQRAAKADGVRYSALVPNTRGAQRALAAGFTEIEVVVSASDTHNRRNVNRSTEESLDDIAELIDLLHGVGAQAEVIVATSFGCPYEGDTDPARVAAIVDRVVRDGADRVAFGDTTGMGTPRRVRELLTAVRDRNAHVPVLLHFHNTRGTALANMLTALELGVTEFDASVGGLGGCPYAPGASGNLATEEAVHMLHDMGVDTGIDLDALIEVAELAEELVGRQLPSGVLRAGPRTRLTPLPG; encoded by the coding sequence ATGGCGGAAATGCCGAACTCCGTGTCGATCCGGGAGGTCGGGCCCCGCGACGGGCTCCAGAACGAGGAGCCGATCCCGACCGAGGCCAAGGTGCGGCTGCTCGACGCCCTCTCCGGCACCGGGGTGAAGCGGATCGAGGCCGTCTCCTTCGTACACCCGAAGGCGATCCCGCAGATGGCCGACGCCGACGAGGTGTGGCAGCGGGCCGCGAAGGCCGACGGCGTGCGCTACTCGGCGCTGGTGCCGAACACCCGGGGCGCGCAGCGGGCGCTGGCCGCCGGGTTCACCGAGATCGAGGTGGTGGTCTCGGCCAGCGACACGCACAACCGGCGCAACGTGAACCGCTCCACCGAGGAGTCGCTGGACGACATCGCCGAGCTGATCGACCTGCTGCACGGCGTCGGCGCGCAGGCCGAGGTGATCGTCGCGACCAGCTTCGGCTGCCCGTACGAGGGGGACACCGATCCGGCGCGCGTGGCCGCCATCGTGGACCGGGTGGTCCGCGACGGCGCCGACCGCGTGGCCTTCGGCGACACCACCGGCATGGGTACGCCCCGGCGGGTGCGCGAGCTGCTGACGGCGGTACGCGACCGCAACGCGCACGTTCCCGTGCTGCTGCACTTCCACAACACCCGGGGCACCGCGCTGGCCAACATGCTGACTGCCCTGGAGCTGGGGGTGACCGAGTTCGACGCCAGCGTCGGCGGCCTCGGCGGCTGCCCGTACGCGCCCGGAGCCAGCGGGAACCTGGCCACCGAGGAGGCGGTGCACATGCTGCACGACATGGGCGTCGATACCGGCATCGACCTGGACGCCCTGATCGAGGTGGCCGAGCTGGCCGAGGAACTGGTCGGCAGGCAGCTTCCGTCCGGGGTGCTCCGCGCGGGCCCGCGTACCCGGCTGACGCCGCTGCCGGGCTGA
- a CDS encoding YceI family protein, with protein MTSSTAPVTRDWDGLTIPTAGTYLLDAAHKRVGFVARHMMVSKVRGEFADASATITVAEDPMQSAVSATIQAATINTNQADRDTHLRSPEFLDVESFPTLEFRSTGVKSRDGNEFVLSGELTIKGVTRPVDLEVEFEGVGRSPFGQDIFGFSAMTEIDREDFGLTWNVALETGGVLVGKKIKIEIEGEAVRQA; from the coding sequence ATGACCAGCAGCACCGCACCGGTCACCCGCGACTGGGACGGCCTCACGATCCCGACCGCCGGCACCTACCTGCTGGACGCGGCACACAAGCGCGTGGGCTTCGTCGCCCGGCACATGATGGTCAGCAAGGTGCGCGGTGAGTTCGCCGACGCGAGCGCCACCATCACCGTCGCCGAGGACCCGATGCAGTCGGCGGTGAGCGCCACCATCCAGGCGGCCACCATCAACACCAACCAGGCCGACCGCGACACGCACCTGCGCAGCCCCGAGTTCCTCGACGTCGAGAGCTTCCCGACCCTGGAGTTCCGTAGCACGGGCGTGAAGTCCCGCGACGGCAACGAGTTCGTCCTCTCCGGCGAGCTGACCATCAAGGGCGTCACCCGCCCGGTCGACCTCGAGGTCGAGTTCGAGGGCGTCGGCCGTAGCCCGTTCGGGCAGGACATCTTCGGCTTCTCCGCCATGACCGAGATCGACCGCGAGGACTTCGGCCTGACCTGGAACGTCGCCCTGGAGACCGGGGGCGTGCTGGTCGGCAAGAAGATCAAGATCGAGATCGAGGGCGAGGCCGTCCGCCAAGCCTGA
- a CDS encoding snapalysin family zinc-dependent metalloprotease yields MTSRLNRLAAAFAATALATLGVTVANPTPASAAMTICYNTSQAGSFAGTANQAASIWNNATSNLTLTANCGSNLRIYQITGGGSYAIRTSLGNGRVYIDTQQAQQYSPLRIMTHEIGHILGLPDNYNGNCALLMSGGSAGTSCTNPYPSTTEANRVSSLFAGTLSTNRVGSQIFRDSWPATPATVG; encoded by the coding sequence ATGACCTCACGACTCAACCGGCTCGCGGCCGCGTTCGCCGCGACGGCGCTCGCCACCCTCGGCGTCACGGTCGCCAACCCGACGCCCGCCTCGGCTGCCATGACCATCTGCTACAACACCAGCCAGGCGGGCAGCTTCGCCGGTACGGCCAACCAGGCCGCCTCGATCTGGAACAACGCCACGTCGAACCTGACGCTCACGGCGAACTGCGGCTCCAACCTGCGGATCTACCAGATCACCGGCGGTGGCTCGTACGCCATCCGGACCAGCCTCGGCAACGGGCGGGTCTACATCGACACCCAGCAGGCCCAGCAGTACAGCCCGCTGCGGATCATGACGCACGAGATCGGGCACATCCTCGGCCTGCCCGACAACTACAACGGCAACTGCGCGCTGCTGATGTCCGGCGGCAGCGCCGGCACCAGTTGCACCAACCCGTACCCGAGCACCACCGAGGCCAACCGGGTGTCCAGCCTCTTCGCCGGCACCCTCAGCACGAACCGCGTCGGGTCGCAGATCTTCCGCGACAGCTGGCCGGCCACGCCCGCCACGGTGGGCTGA
- a CDS encoding ATP-binding protein — protein MTPDHDRSPQPGGRTGLSALLRGHRLAAGLTQAELASRAGVGVRTVRDLERGHSSRPQRTTVELLASALELAGPARSAFLAAARGPVPAAGPVTPGGAPPARVDLDHHAGTPAPLPPPVALVGRDRDLVELAGLFTDGHGPRLVSLVGLAGVGKTALALSVVHAVAREHPGGAAGVLIGEGSDAADVLSASVAVFGVARLSELTARLDGRAALLLVDAAERAPDAVAETVHRLTGAVPSLRVLVTGRHPVGLPGERVWPVAPLDVPPPGSERKGPAALGDYPAVALFIARLTQVRREPPGPAELPALAALVRRLGGLPLAIELMAARGRILDLNELLDRYGDRVLDLATSSGAAERPGWDTRDPGRPESPRAAVAETLRDAVAVSYRLLAPDERAALRRLAAFGNRWSVALAEEMLADPADTDGTVVVDPVPLLDRLVELGLLSVRGSGPFRFRLLDAVRDFAAEQATGAGELTAIRRRHAQVVARLVARTAPELVGADLPAAVHRLDEVSGDISSALAHAAVDDPLTALRLAAALSRWWRFRGRDVPGRQWLRRLLADPRTADVDPVLRAWASLGVARLAAEHGAGAEELPAAREALAAFREAGDVTGELEARTVLCALLIALGEYGEARTQAETVLALAVRHGRVRDMAVAQNNLAWHDIRVADLAAARRRLATVDRLAAQSGEQRLRVLARANLAEVSRLEGRYADAVDQGRRVVAALADLGDPGHRRRVLGTVGLALARAGRSAEAVAVLAELRPPPGPPAPRLGEAWPPGRLPGVTQGVRPEDGICALIEGNLALHRGDRELAAEWFAAAAAAGAGGQDRRDVVEALVGLAASSGDPVVMDHLERACRQSGVRLLPHEEELLRASTASRNG, from the coding sequence ATGACTCCGGATCATGATCGTTCGCCGCAACCGGGCGGTCGGACCGGACTGTCTGCACTGCTGCGCGGGCACCGGCTCGCCGCCGGCCTGACCCAGGCCGAGCTGGCGAGCCGGGCCGGCGTCGGCGTCCGGACCGTCCGCGACCTCGAACGGGGCCACTCGTCCCGGCCGCAGCGCACCACCGTCGAGCTGCTCGCCAGCGCGCTGGAGCTGGCCGGGCCCGCCCGGTCGGCGTTCCTGGCCGCCGCCCGGGGGCCGGTCCCGGCCGCCGGGCCGGTCACCCCCGGAGGCGCCCCGCCGGCCCGCGTCGACCTCGACCACCACGCCGGTACGCCGGCCCCGCTCCCGCCCCCGGTCGCGCTGGTCGGCCGCGACCGGGACCTGGTCGAGCTGGCCGGGCTGTTCACCGACGGGCACGGGCCCCGGCTGGTCAGCCTGGTCGGGCTGGCCGGCGTGGGCAAGACCGCGCTGGCCCTGTCGGTGGTCCACGCGGTCGCCCGCGAGCATCCCGGCGGCGCGGCCGGCGTGCTCATCGGCGAGGGCTCGGACGCCGCCGACGTCCTCTCCGCCTCGGTCGCCGTCTTCGGCGTCGCCCGGCTGTCCGAACTGACCGCCCGCCTCGACGGCCGAGCGGCGCTGCTGCTCGTCGACGCGGCCGAGCGGGCCCCCGACGCGGTCGCCGAGACGGTGCACCGCCTCACCGGGGCGGTGCCGTCGCTGCGGGTGCTGGTCACCGGCCGGCACCCGGTCGGCCTGCCCGGGGAGCGGGTGTGGCCGGTCGCCCCCCTCGACGTACCGCCGCCGGGCAGCGAGCGGAAGGGCCCGGCGGCGCTGGGCGACTACCCCGCCGTGGCCCTCTTCATCGCCCGCCTCACCCAGGTGCGCCGGGAGCCGCCCGGTCCGGCGGAGCTGCCCGCCCTCGCCGCCCTCGTACGTCGCCTCGGCGGGCTCCCGCTCGCCATCGAGCTGATGGCGGCCCGGGGCCGGATCCTCGACCTCAACGAGCTGCTCGACCGGTACGGCGACCGCGTCCTCGACCTGGCCACCTCGTCCGGGGCGGCCGAGCGGCCGGGCTGGGACACGAGGGATCCGGGCCGCCCGGAGAGCCCCCGGGCGGCGGTGGCGGAGACGCTGCGCGACGCGGTGGCCGTCAGCTACCGCCTCCTCGCCCCGGACGAGCGGGCCGCCTTGCGCCGGCTCGCCGCGTTCGGCAACCGCTGGTCGGTCGCGCTGGCCGAGGAGATGCTCGCCGACCCCGCCGACACCGACGGGACGGTGGTCGTGGACCCGGTGCCGCTGCTCGACCGGCTCGTCGAACTCGGCCTGCTGAGTGTCCGGGGCAGCGGGCCGTTCCGGTTCCGCCTGCTCGACGCCGTACGCGACTTCGCCGCGGAGCAGGCGACCGGCGCCGGCGAGCTGACCGCGATCCGGCGCCGGCACGCGCAGGTCGTCGCCCGGCTGGTGGCGCGGACCGCACCGGAGCTGGTCGGCGCCGACCTGCCGGCGGCGGTGCACCGCCTGGACGAGGTGAGCGGCGACATCAGTTCCGCCCTGGCGCACGCCGCCGTCGACGACCCGCTGACCGCGTTGCGGCTGGCGGCGGCGCTGTCGCGTTGGTGGCGGTTCCGGGGGCGCGACGTGCCGGGCCGGCAGTGGCTGCGGCGCCTGCTGGCGGACCCGCGTACGGCCGATGTCGACCCGGTGCTGCGGGCGTGGGCGTCGCTCGGGGTGGCCCGGCTCGCGGCGGAGCACGGTGCCGGGGCCGAGGAGCTGCCGGCGGCGCGGGAGGCGCTGGCCGCGTTCCGGGAAGCGGGCGACGTCACGGGCGAGCTGGAGGCGCGCACGGTGCTCTGCGCCCTCCTGATCGCCCTCGGCGAGTACGGGGAGGCGCGCACGCAGGCCGAGACGGTGCTCGCGCTGGCCGTCCGGCACGGGCGGGTCCGGGACATGGCGGTGGCGCAGAACAACCTGGCCTGGCACGACATCCGGGTCGCCGACCTGGCGGCTGCCCGGCGCCGGCTGGCCACGGTCGACCGGCTCGCCGCGCAGAGCGGTGAACAGCGGCTGCGCGTCCTCGCCCGGGCCAACCTGGCCGAGGTGTCCCGCCTGGAGGGCCGGTACGCCGACGCCGTCGACCAGGGGCGGCGGGTGGTGGCGGCGCTGGCGGACCTCGGCGACCCCGGCCACCGCCGTCGGGTGCTCGGCACGGTGGGGCTGGCACTGGCCCGCGCCGGCCGTTCCGCCGAGGCCGTCGCGGTGCTGGCCGAGCTGCGCCCGCCCCCGGGGCCGCCCGCGCCGCGCCTCGGGGAGGCCTGGCCGCCGGGGCGCCTTCCGGGCGTGACGCAGGGGGTGCGACCCGAGGACGGGATCTGCGCGTTGATCGAGGGGAACCTGGCCCTGCACCGGGGCGATCGTGAGCTGGCGGCGGAGTGGTTCGCCGCCGCCGCGGCGGCGGGCGCCGGCGGTCAGGACCGGCGGGACGTGGTGGAGGCGCTGGTGGGCCTGGCCGCCAGCTCGGGCGATCCCGTGGTCATGGACCACCTGGAGCGGGCCTGCCGGCAGAGCGGCGTACGGCTGCTGCCGCACGAGGAGGAGTTGCTGCGCGCGTCGACCGCGAGCCGGAACGGATAG
- a CDS encoding acyl-CoA carboxylase subunit beta: MTLDGEALEQLRKRARAGGADKYHAANAAKGKLFARERVALLVDEGSFVEDGLYANAMAEGLPADGVVTGTATIDGRPVCLMANDSTVKAGSWGARTVEKIIRIIERAYSTSVPMVYLVDSAGARITDQVDLFPGRRGAGKIFWNQVRASGSIPQVCALFGPSAAGGAYIPAFCDVVAMVDGNASMYLGSDRMVEMVTGEKTTLEAMGGAKVHCAESGVGHFLCKTEADALDVVRRYLSYLPTNWTQQPPAASAVEAPEKADLAALVPASERQAFDMRRYVKGLLDDGSFFEIQALWAKELTIGFGRLNGEVVGVVGNNSMFKGGVLFVDSADKATRFVQLCDAFNVPLLFLSDVPGFMVGSAVEKQGIIRHGAKMITAISEATVPKICVVVRKAYGAGLYAMAGPGFEPDATIALPTAKIAVMGAEAAVNAVYANKIAAIEDESERAAFVAAKREEYERDIDVVRLASELVVDAIIEPHELRAELVRRFAAARTKERHFSRRRHGVTPV; encoded by the coding sequence GTGACGCTCGACGGTGAGGCACTGGAGCAGCTGCGCAAGCGGGCCCGGGCCGGCGGTGCGGACAAGTACCACGCGGCGAACGCCGCCAAGGGCAAGCTCTTCGCCCGGGAGCGGGTAGCGCTCCTGGTGGACGAGGGCTCCTTCGTCGAGGACGGCCTCTACGCCAACGCGATGGCCGAAGGGCTCCCCGCCGACGGCGTGGTGACCGGCACCGCGACCATCGACGGCCGCCCGGTCTGCCTGATGGCGAACGACTCCACGGTCAAGGCGGGTAGCTGGGGCGCCCGTACCGTCGAGAAGATCATCCGGATCATCGAGCGGGCCTACTCGACCAGCGTGCCGATGGTCTACCTGGTCGACTCGGCCGGCGCCCGGATCACCGACCAGGTCGACCTCTTCCCCGGCCGTCGCGGCGCCGGCAAGATCTTCTGGAACCAGGTCCGCGCCTCCGGCTCCATCCCGCAGGTCTGCGCGCTGTTCGGGCCGAGCGCGGCCGGCGGGGCGTACATCCCGGCGTTCTGCGACGTGGTCGCCATGGTCGACGGCAACGCCAGCATGTACCTCGGCTCCGACCGGATGGTCGAGATGGTCACCGGCGAGAAGACCACGCTGGAGGCGATGGGCGGGGCCAAGGTGCACTGCGCCGAGTCCGGCGTCGGGCACTTCCTCTGCAAGACGGAGGCCGACGCCCTCGACGTGGTGCGGCGCTACCTGTCCTACCTCCCGACCAACTGGACGCAGCAGCCGCCGGCCGCGTCCGCCGTCGAAGCGCCGGAGAAGGCCGACCTGGCCGCGCTGGTGCCGGCGAGCGAGCGGCAGGCGTTCGACATGCGACGGTACGTCAAGGGCCTGCTCGACGACGGCTCCTTCTTCGAGATCCAGGCGCTCTGGGCCAAGGAGCTGACGATCGGCTTCGGCCGGCTGAACGGCGAGGTCGTCGGCGTGGTCGGCAACAACTCGATGTTCAAGGGCGGCGTGCTCTTCGTCGACTCGGCCGACAAGGCGACCCGCTTCGTGCAGCTCTGCGACGCGTTCAACGTGCCGCTGCTCTTCCTCTCCGACGTGCCCGGGTTCATGGTCGGCAGCGCGGTGGAGAAGCAGGGCATCATCCGGCACGGCGCCAAGATGATCACCGCGATCTCGGAGGCGACCGTACCCAAGATCTGCGTGGTGGTCCGCAAGGCGTACGGCGCCGGCCTCTACGCGATGGCCGGGCCGGGCTTCGAGCCGGACGCCACGATCGCGCTGCCCACCGCCAAGATCGCGGTGATGGGCGCCGAGGCGGCGGTCAACGCGGTCTACGCGAACAAGATCGCGGCGATCGAGGACGAGTCCGAGCGGGCCGCGTTCGTCGCCGCGAAGCGCGAGGAGTACGAGCGCGACATCGACGTGGTGCGGCTCGCCAGCGAACTGGTCGTCGACGCGATCATCGAGCCGCACGAGCTGCGTGCCGAGCTGGTCCGGCGGTTCGCCGCCGCCCGCACCAAGGAGCGGCACTTCTCCCGGCGCCGGCACGGCGTCACCCCGGTCTGA
- a CDS encoding acyl-CoA dehydrogenase family protein, which translates to MDFRLTEEQEALRESVREFAREVVAPVIAEHYEKHTFPYEVIRQMGKMGLFGLPFAEEHGGMGGDYFALCLALEELARVDSSVAITLEAAVSLGAMPIYRFGTDEQKATWLPKLLSGEALAGFGLTEPGTGSDAGGTQTRAVLDESTGEWVINGSKAFITNSGTDITALVTVTAVTGTRPDGSKELSTIIVPSGTPGFTVAPGYSKVGWNASDTHELTFDDCRVPAANLLGERGRGFAQFLRILDEGRIAIAALAVGLAQGCVDESVRYAKERQAFGQPIGNYQAIQFKIADMEMKAHTARLAYYDAAARMLAGEPFKRQAAIAKLHASTIAVDNAREATQIHGGYGFMNEYPVARFWRDSKILEIGEGTSEVQRMIIARDLGM; encoded by the coding sequence ATGGACTTCCGGCTCACCGAGGAGCAAGAGGCGCTGCGGGAGAGCGTGCGGGAATTCGCGCGCGAGGTGGTCGCCCCGGTCATCGCGGAGCACTACGAGAAGCACACCTTCCCGTACGAGGTGATCCGGCAGATGGGCAAGATGGGCCTGTTCGGCCTGCCCTTCGCCGAGGAGCACGGCGGCATGGGCGGCGACTACTTCGCGCTCTGCCTCGCCCTGGAGGAGCTGGCCCGGGTCGACTCCAGCGTGGCGATCACCCTGGAGGCGGCGGTCTCGCTCGGCGCGATGCCGATCTACCGTTTCGGCACCGACGAGCAGAAGGCGACGTGGCTGCCGAAGCTGCTCAGCGGCGAGGCGCTGGCCGGCTTCGGGCTGACCGAGCCGGGCACCGGCTCGGACGCCGGGGGCACCCAGACCCGCGCGGTGCTCGACGAGTCCACCGGCGAGTGGGTGATCAACGGGTCCAAGGCGTTCATCACCAACTCGGGCACCGACATCACCGCGCTGGTCACCGTCACCGCGGTCACCGGCACCCGCCCGGACGGCTCCAAGGAGCTCTCCACCATCATCGTGCCCTCCGGCACGCCGGGCTTCACCGTCGCGCCGGGCTACTCCAAGGTCGGCTGGAACGCCTCGGACACCCACGAGCTGACCTTCGACGACTGCCGGGTGCCGGCGGCGAACCTGCTCGGCGAGCGCGGCCGGGGCTTCGCCCAGTTCCTGCGCATCCTCGACGAGGGGCGGATCGCCATCGCCGCCCTGGCTGTCGGCCTGGCCCAGGGCTGCGTCGACGAGTCGGTCAGGTACGCGAAGGAGCGCCAGGCGTTCGGCCAGCCGATCGGCAACTACCAGGCGATCCAGTTCAAGATCGCCGACATGGAGATGAAGGCGCACACCGCCCGCCTGGCCTACTACGACGCGGCGGCGCGGATGCTCGCCGGCGAGCCGTTCAAGCGGCAGGCCGCCATCGCCAAGCTGCACGCCAGCACCATCGCCGTGGACAACGCCCGCGAGGCGACCCAGATCCACGGCGGCTACGGCTTCATGAACGAGTACCCGGTGGCGCGGTTCTGGCGCGACTCCAAGATCCTGGAGATCGGCGAGGGCACGTCCGAGGTGCAGCGCATGATCATTGCGCGCGACCTGGGTATGTGA
- a CDS encoding MarR family winged helix-turn-helix transcriptional regulator yields MDQNVFDDPRITAVGLLVEAHAGLSARFAAQFEEHGLSPVEFEVLTRLARSPGNQLRMTDLAAQTSLSTSGVTRVVDRMERDGLLTRRACPSDRRSSFAVVTASGLQRLDETLPGHLRIIEQWFTGQLDPAALGALLDGLRRVRDAVHPGATAGSTGSAADLDETGTPS; encoded by the coding sequence GTGGACCAGAACGTGTTCGATGACCCCCGGATCACCGCCGTCGGCCTGCTCGTCGAGGCGCACGCCGGGCTCTCGGCCCGGTTCGCCGCCCAGTTCGAGGAGCACGGCCTCTCCCCGGTCGAGTTCGAGGTGCTGACCAGACTCGCCCGCTCACCCGGCAACCAGTTGCGCATGACCGACCTGGCCGCGCAGACCTCGCTGTCGACCAGCGGCGTCACCCGCGTGGTGGACCGGATGGAACGCGACGGGCTGCTCACCCGCCGCGCGTGCCCCTCAGACCGGCGCAGCTCGTTCGCCGTGGTCACGGCCTCCGGCCTGCAACGACTCGACGAGACCCTGCCCGGGCACCTGCGGATCATCGAGCAGTGGTTCACCGGCCAACTCGACCCGGCGGCGCTGGGCGCCCTGCTCGACGGGCTGCGCCGGGTCCGCGACGCGGTGCACCCCGGCGCCACCGCCGGAAGCACCGGATCCGCCGCCGACCTGGACGAGACCGGCACCCCGTCCTGA
- a CDS encoding TetR/AcrR family transcriptional regulator has translation MTVEQQARGRANGAAGSGRRRSRRDEILEIAVGLFASRGYHGVSMDDIGAAAGVTGPALYHHFAGKEAMLVAALIPVSEELLAGGQQRSAGHPDDPRGALESLIDFHVDFALANPAVIALHLHELDRLPDEPRRRIRRLQRLYVEQWVTVLTALHPGMPDGEARVLAHAAFGLMNSTPFLGGEVDRRRRAELLRAATLAALLAHPGS, from the coding sequence GTGACGGTGGAGCAGCAGGCACGGGGCAGGGCGAACGGTGCCGCGGGGTCGGGCCGGCGCCGGTCCCGCAGGGACGAGATCCTGGAGATCGCGGTCGGCCTCTTCGCCTCCCGGGGCTACCACGGCGTCTCGATGGACGACATCGGCGCGGCCGCCGGGGTCACCGGCCCGGCGCTCTACCACCACTTCGCGGGCAAGGAGGCCATGCTGGTCGCCGCGCTGATCCCGGTCAGCGAGGAGCTGCTGGCCGGGGGCCAGCAGCGGTCCGCCGGCCACCCCGACGACCCGCGCGGCGCGCTGGAGTCGCTGATCGACTTCCACGTCGACTTCGCGCTGGCCAACCCGGCGGTGATCGCCCTGCACCTGCACGAGCTGGACCGCCTTCCCGACGAGCCGCGCCGCCGGATCCGCCGGCTCCAGCGGCTCTACGTCGAGCAGTGGGTGACGGTGCTGACCGCGCTGCACCCGGGCATGCCCGACGGCGAGGCACGGGTGCTGGCCCACGCCGCGTTCGGCCTGATGAACTCGACGCCGTTCCTGGGCGGCGAGGTGGACCGGCGCCGCCGGGCCGAGCTGCTCCGCGCCGCCACCCTGGCCGCCCTCCTGGCCCACCCCGGCTCCTGA